The following coding sequences are from one Ctenopharyngodon idella isolate HZGC_01 chromosome 17, HZGC01, whole genome shotgun sequence window:
- the ctage5 gene encoding titin homolog isoform X4 encodes MDIEENHVEEKTNSGTFSWIRGELTNAFGFGNKDRKTDTIENPTNDKDTSSQQSSSWTSMGGDVLGFSEDNTPAATKPEAEMADENTNMEDQSILNASQKMDVDDKIQGDENNPDDSVENEDGPMENMRSDNEKVEEQTGWHGNMYNRITNLYKEEKTKPVDDDGGKESLSEEGSPGFASNIENIETKESESSSQSIFSVSGLTSVLKLPFQADTVVKRDEEKTAKEEDPGKKDFDEEQNNNEDQEEGMLTDIDEQDSNPIDNDVLSETQSLSDKTKDSIAFDSTEESSMTEDSTDKSADNSNEEVKSANNADVLEGEVEQDMRDVQSDEEKSTKEVDSGKEDFLEQQKLKKEEMSDVDEQESTPKDVDLISETQALSDETMTLKDSDDIIKIDVFSQESNTQNDDVKSANNSADEVIQSKTNCSNRTVSSDDISEDRLTQSLSDQDNLDTIKQQESDYDKISTETDIYYELHDQKTQESNVSDLSRFVTISQSVNADVNSELNVDALSEYINENKLAEDDQGTSKEDDELVMERNNELVMDKNNELVMEKNDKLVKDRNDELVKDRKDELAMDKNDELVKDRKDELVKDRNDEIVMDKNYELVMDKNDKLVKDRNDELDKDKNDELVKDRNDELVKDRNDELVKDKNDELVMDRNDELVKDKNDELVMDKNDELVMDKNDKLDKDRNDELVKDKNDELVMDKNDKLVKDRNDELVKDKNDELVKDRNDELDKDRNDELVKDKNDELVKDRNDELVKDRNDELVKDKNDELVKDKNDELVMDKNDKLVKDRNDELVKDKNDELVKDRNDELVKDRNDELVKDKNDELVMDKNDELVMDKNDKLDKDRNDELVKDKNDKLVKDRKDELVMDRNDELGMDKNYELAKNRNDELVMDKNDKLDKNRNDELVMDKNDKLDKDRNDELVKDKNDELVMDKNDKLVKDRNDELVKDKNDELVKDRNDELDKDRNDELVKDKNDELVKDRNDELVKDRNDELVKDKNDELVKDKNDELVMDKNDKLVKDRNDELVKDKNDELVKDRNDELVKDRNDELVKDKNDELVMDKNDELVMDKNDKLDKDRNDELVKDKNDELVMDKNDKLVKDRKDELVMDRNDELGMDKNYELAKNRNDELVMDKNDKLDKNRNDELVMDKNDKLDKDRNDELVKDRNDELVKDRNDDLFMDRCEAQLDEALSKDMFHEEKLSDSEALEMSSKHKLDTKISPLDEGTSRIPTLGTDELAVISEENIHSDLESNSALNATDDEMDNTSDSHDVLLEIQTAGISEDDCVHEACLDVNKNTLISSTELKNNQVTKDRSDINDSSNPQNEPVNEEKHLSANIDNVEDVQTDEQEIRKHEDWISSEIRKATSQNHGLISEEQVESQNGEWQFYQMAIFVEVTVNEIASIVDKVVSSLPDDIRPGPDLYGLPWEAVVFTGFLGLFTLLLFSCRFIHSVKSRLYASKEKQMAHKVAELLDEKCKVLETFSEVKQRFDKLESALQNNGVSAQAAEKDSVEVASQKLEQSNAQMKKEIKRLQEELSQQNKARKQQEDQLAELEQILSNLEEEAKDRKSQLEQDNTTLKIHEINTERLQKNLQAAKEEHAMLLESKAQLVQEAEGWGERLGELEEEMKMCERSHSGMLEDCTNKDERIKSLTECLLKMRDWDSEDESSVDGSTNTAGTENGDSSEFHKKQKVQKLIEAAKMSADLKSMEEDKNRVFAKLADEIKAKEDLHEGIKQLEEQKEVLESESANYSSESQKLQQKLQIMTEMYQENELKLHRMLTVEEKERSQKEEKLNKAGKKISLTAEELITYRQRAKDLEEELDRTSQAYKNQITSHEKKAHDNWLAARAADRDLADVKRENANLRQKLTDAQFKVDILEKDVREGRPLFRGERSPYGPSPLGRPSSETRAFLSPPTLMDGPPRLSPQFMGPGRASRGLVEPPSGGPDFERSGPHSDSGSLSPSWDRERRGPPAPPGHPLPDPGLPYRRPPPGPYSMGPLPHRPPLPPEPYFDDKSDPSFLRNSSSISENESRDGPHSMTGDMRLPPDPDSRMGPPPGPPLMGIPPPMDPRDPRFLHRGPYGPPEFFLPRGPGVPPIGMRGPLPPGMFPRAPMPLPQHMGYLPPRPPPDSFHPGPPPRPSPPGSEQPPNQSPSPHDVI; translated from the exons ATGGATATTGAGGAGAACCACGTGGAGGAGAAGACGAACTCTGGAACATTTAGTTGGATCAGGGGTGAACTGACCAATGCTTTTGGATTTGGAAACAAGGATCGAAAGACTGACACTATTGAGAACCCAACAAATGATAAAGACACCTCATCTCAGCAGTCTAGCTCCTGGACAAGTATGGGTGGAGATGTCTTGGGCTTTAGTGAAGACAATACTCCAGCTGCAACTAAACCTGAAGCTGAGATGGCAgatgaaaacacaaacatggaGGACCAAAGCATTCTTAACGCCAGTCAGAAAATGGATGTGGATGACAAAATACAGGGAGATGAAAACAACCCAGATGACAGTGTGGAGAATGAGGATGGTCCCATGGAGAACATGAGATCAGACAATGAAAAAGTAGAGGAACAGACGGGGTGGCATGGCAACATGTACAACAGAATAACAAACCTTTACAAAGAAGAGAAAACTAAACCAGTTGACGATGATGGAGGCAAAGAAAGTTTGTCTGAGGAAGGAAGCCCTGGATTTGCTTCCAATATTGAGAACATTGAAACCAAAGAGTCAGAATCAAGCTCACAGTCTATATTTTCAGTCAGCGGTCTGACATCAGTGCTTAAACTTCCATTTCAGGCAGACACGGTAGTAAAGAGAGATGAGGAAAAGACAGCAAAGGAAGAAGATCCAGGTAAGAAAGACTTTGATGAGGAACAAAATAATAACGAGGATCAAGAAGAAGGAATGTTGACTGATATTGATGAGCAGGACTCAAACCCAATAGACAATGATGTACTTAGTGAAACTCAGTCGCTGTCTGATAAAACAAAAGATAGCATTGCGTTTGATAGCACTGAAGAATCTAGTATGACAGAAGACAGCACAGACAAGTCAGCAGATAATTCAAATGAAGAAGTTAAAAGTGCAAACAATGCTGATGTTTTAGAGGGAGAGGTGGAGCAAGATATGCGAGATGTGCAAAGTGATGAGGAAAAGTCAACAAAGGAGGTAGATTCAGGTAAGGAGGACTTTCTTGAGCAACAGAAGTTGAAAAAGGAAGAAATGTCTGATGTTGACGAGCAAGAATCAACCCCAAAGGATGTTGATTTAATTAGTGAAACTCAGGCACTATCCGATGAAACAATGACTTTAAAAGACAGTGATGACATTATAAAAATAGATGTCTTTTCTCAAGAATCTAACACCCAAAATGATGATGTTAAGTCTGCAAATAATTCAGCTGATGAAGTTATTCAGAGCAAAACCAACTGTTCCAACCGGACTGTTTCATCTGATGATATTTCAGAGGACAGGCTGACACAAAGTCTGTCTGATCAAGACAATTTAGACACTATCAAACAGCAAGAAAGTGATTATGATAAAATTAGCACAGAGACAGATATTTATTATGAGTTACATGATCAAAAAACACAAGAATCAAATGTTTCGGATTTGTCCAGATTTGTCACAATTAGTCAAAGTGTAAATGCAGATGTGAATTCGGAACTGAATGTGGATGCATTATCAGaatatattaatgaaaataaattagcTGAGGATGACCAAGGTACTTCGAAAGAAGATGATGAGTTAGTTATGGAAAGAAATAACGAGTTAGTGATGGACAAAAACAATGAGTTAGTTatggaaaaaaatgacaagTTAGTTAAGGACAGAAATGATGAATTAGTTAAGGACAGAAAAGATGAGTTAGCTATGGACAAAAATGACGAGTTAGTTAAGGACAGAAAAGATGAGTTAGTTAAGGACAGAAATGATGAGATAGTTATGGACAAAAATTATGAGTTAGTTATGGACAAAAATGACAAGTTAGTTAAGGACAGAAATGATGAGTTAGATAAGGACAAAAATGATGAGTTAGTTAAGGACAGAAATGATGAGTTAGTTAAGGACAGAAATGATGAGTTAGTTAAGGACAAAAATGATGAGTTAGTTATGGACAGAAATGATGAGTTAGTTAAGGACAAAAATGATGAGTTAGTTATGGACAAAAATGATGAGTTAGTTATGGACAAAAATGACAAGTTAGATAAGGACAGAAATGATGAGTTAGTTAAGGACAAAAATGATGAGTTAGTTATGGACAAAAATGATAAGTTAGTTAAGGACAGAAATGATGAGTTAGTTAAGGACAAAAATGATGAGTTAGTTAAGGACAGAAATGATGAGTTAGATAAGGACAGAAATGATGAGTTAGTTAAGGACAAAAATGATGAGTTAGTTAAGGACAGAAATGATGAGTTAGTTAAGGACAGAAATGATGAGTTAGTTAAGGACAAAAATGATGAGTTAGTTAAGGACAAAAATGATGAGTTAGTTATGGACAAAAATGACAAGTTAGTTAAGGACAGAAATGATGAGTTAGTTAAGGACAAAAATGATGAGTTAGTTAAGGACAGAAATGATGAGTTAGTTAAGGACAGAAATGATGAGTTAGTTAAGGACAAAAATGATGAGTTAGTTATGGACAAAAATGATGAGTTAGTTATGGACAAAAATGACAAGTTAGATAAGGACAGAAATGATGAGTTAGTTAAGGACAAAAATGATAAGTTAGTTAAGGACAGAAAAGATGAGTTAGTTATGGACAGAAATGATGAGTTAGGTATGGACAAAAATTATGAGTTAGCCAAGAACAGAAATGATGAGTTAGTTATGGACAAAAATGACAAGTTAGATAAGAACAGAAATGATGAGTTAGTTATGGACAAAAATGACAAGTTAGATAAGGACAGAAATGATGAGTTAGTTAAGGACAAAAATGATGAGTTAGTTATGGACAAAAATGATAAGTTAGTTAAGGACAGAAATGATGAGTTAGTTAAGGACAAAAATGATGAGTTAGTTAAGGACAGAAATGATGAGTTAGATAAGGACAGAAATGATGAGTTAGTTAAGGACAAAAATGATGAGTTAGTTAAGGACAGAAATGATGAGTTAGTTAAGGACAGAAATGATGAGTTAGTTAAGGACAAAAATGATGAGTTAGTTAAGGACAAAAATGATGAGTTAGTTATGGACAAAAATGACAAGTTAGTTAAGGACAGAAATGATGAGTTAGTTAAGGACAAAAATGATGAGTTAGTTAAGGACAGAAATGATGAGTTAGTTAAGGACAGAAATGATGAGTTAGTTAAGGACAAAAATGATGAGTTAGTTATGGACAAAAATGATGAGTTAGTTATGGACAAAAATGACAAGTTAGATAAGGACAGAAATGATGAGTTAGTTAAGGACAAAAATGATGAGTTAGTTATGGACAAAAATGATAAGTTAGTTAAGGACAGAAAAGATGAGTTAGTTATGGACAGAAATGATGAGTTAGGTATGGACAAAAATTATGAGTTAGCCAAGAACAGAAATGATGAGTTAGTTATGGACAAAAATGACAAGTTAGATAAGAACAGAAATGATGAGTTAGTTATGGACAAAAATGACAAGTTAGATAAGGACAGAAATGATGAGTTAGTTAAGGACAGAAATGATGAGTTAGTTAAGGACAGAAATGATGACTTATTTATGGACAGATGTGAGGCACAATTAGATGAAGCATTATCAAAAGACATGTTTCATGAAGAGAAGTTATCAGATTCAGAAGCTCTTGAAATGAGCAGTAAACATAAATTGGACACAAAAATAAGCCCTCTTGATGAAGGAACTTCTCGTATTCCCACTCTTGGAACAGATGAATTAGCTGTTATTAGTGAAGAAAATATACATTCAGACCTCGAGTCAAATTCAGCCCTAAACGCCACAGATGATGAGATGGATAATACCAGCGACTCGCATGATGTGTTACTGGAGATACAAACAGCAG GGATCAGCGAAGATGACTGTGTTCATGAAGCATGTCTAGATGTGAATAAGAATACACTAATCTCCTCAACAGAGCTAAAAAATAATCAAGTTACCAAAGACAGATCTGATATAAATGATTCGAGCAATCCTCAAAATGAGCCAGTCAATGAGGAGAAGCACCTTTCAGCGAATATAGATAATGTGGAGGATGTTCAGACTGATGAGCAGGAAATAAGAAAGCATGAGGATTGGATATCTTCTGAAATCAGGAAAGCTACTTCCCAAAACCATGGTCTGATCTCTGAGGAGCAAGTTGAATCACAGAACG GTGAATGGCAATTTTACCAAATGGCGATTTTTGTTGAAGTCACAGTTAATGAAATTGCATCTATAGTGGACAAG GTTGTGTCTTCACTTCCTGATGATATCAGGCCTGGTCCTGACTTATATGGACTTCCATGGGAAGCTGTGGTTTTCACTGGATTTTTAGGTTTATTCACACTGCTTCTGTTCAGCTGCAGGTTCATTCATTCT GTCAAAAGTCGACTATATGCAA GTAAAGAGAAGCAAATGGCACATAAAGTGGCTGAACTGCTTGATGAAAAGTGCAAGGTGCTGGAGACATTCAGTGAAGTAAAACAGAGG TTTGACAAACTAGAGTCCGCACTGCAGAACAATGGCGTGTCTGCTCAAGCTGCAGAAAAAGACAGTGTAGAG GTGGCATCACAGAAACTTGAACAATCAAATGCTCAGATGAAAAAGGAAATTAAGAGGCTACAAGAAGAGCTGTCCcaacaaaacaaagcaagaAAACAACAAGAGGATCAG CTTGCTGAACTCGAACAGATTTTAAGTAATTTAGAAGAGGAGGCTAAGGATCGAAAGTCACAGTTAGAACAG GACAACACAACACTGAAGATCCATGAGATCAACACAGAGAGACTACAGAAAAACCTGCAGGCAGCCAAAGAAGAGCATGCAATGTTGCTTGAGAGTAAAGCACAG CTGGTGCAAGAAGCAGAGGGCTGGGGTGAACGTCTCGGTGAGCTGGAGGAGGAGATGAAAATGTGTGAAAGATCTCATTCTGGCATGCTGGAGGACTGCACTAATAAAGATGAACGCATCAAG TCACTGACAGAGTGCCTTTTGAAGATGCGAGATTGGGATTCTGAGGACGAGAGCAGCGTTGATGGCAGCACTAATACAGCTGGAACTGAGAATGGTGACAGTTCAG AGTTCCATAAGAAGCAAAAAGTACAGAAACTCATTGAAGCAGCCAAG ATGAGTGCAGACTTAAAGTCCATGGAGGAGGACAAAAACAGGGTGTTCGCCAAACTCGCAGATGAAATTAAAGCCAAAGAAGATCTCCATG AGGGGATCAAACAACTTGAGGAGCAGAAGGAGGTGTTGGAGTCGGAGAGTGCCAACTATTCTAGTGAAAGCCAGAAACTCCAGCAGAAACTTCAGATCATGACAGAGATGTACCAAGAGAATGAACTCAAACTACACAG GATGTTGACGGTGGAGGAGAAGGAGCGCTCACAGAAGGAGGAGAAGCTCAACAAGGCAGGCAAAAAGATCAGTCTCACTGCAGAGGAGCTCATCACTTATAG ACAGCGAGCCAAAGACCTAGAGGAGGAACTGGACCGGACTTCACAGGCTTATAAGAATCAG aTTACATCTCATGAGAAAAAGGCTCATGATAACTGG CTAGCCGCAAGGGCAGCGGATCGAGACCTGGCTGATGTCAAGAGAGAAAACGCAAATCTCCGCCAGAA GCTGACTGATGCCCAGTTTAAAGTCGATATTCTTGAAAAGGATGTACGAGAGGGCAGACCTTTATTTAGAG GTGAAAGATCTCCATATGGACCCTCTCCTCTTGGCCGACCATCCTCAGAAACACGGGCCTTCCTGTCCCCTCCTACACTAATGGACGGCCCCCCTCGACTCTCACCCCAGTTTATGGGTCCAGGCAGAG CATCCCGAGGCCTGGTAGAGCCCCCTAGTGGTGGGCCAGACTTTGAGCGCAGTGGCCCTCACTCTGATAGTGGCTCACTGTCTCCCTCCTGGGACAGGGAACGCAGGGGCCCTCCCGCCCCTCCAG GTCACCCTCTCCCAGATCCAGGTTTGCCATACAGGAGGCCTCCTCCAGGTCCGTATTCTATGGGTCCTTTGCCTCATAGACCTCCACTTCCTCCTGAGCCATACTTTGATGACAAATCAG ATCCATCATTTTTAAGAAACAGCTCATCTATCAGTGAGAATGAGAGCAGAGAT GGACCTCACTCGATGACTGGTGACATGAGATTGCCCCCTGACCCAGATTCAAGAATGGGACCTCCTCCTGGTCCCCCGTTGATGGGAATACCTCCACCGATGGACCCTAGGGACCCACGTTTCCTACACAGGGGCCCTTATGGACCTCCGGAGTTCTTTCTCCCTCGTGGGCCTGGAGTTCCCCCCATTGGCA TGCGAGGGCCACTTCCCCCTGGGATGTTTCCCAGAGCTCCAATGCCGCTCCCTCAACATATGGGCTATCTGCCACCAAGACCTCCACCTGACAGTTTCCACCCTGGACCGCCTCCCAGACCCTCCCCACCAGGCAGCGAGCAGCCACCCAACCAGTCGCCCTCTCCTCATGATGTCATCTGA